CCTGTGGCAGCCTTCCTACGCGGAAGGCTTTGGCTTGCCGGTGATCGAAGCCCTGAGCGTCGGCACCCCGGTCGCGGTGGCCAGCGGTACCTCGCTGGACGAAATTACTCCACCCCTGGCGCCGCGTTTTTCACCCACCGACGGCGCAGCATTGGTGCAGTTGATGCTGCACCTGGCCGACCACCCTGTTGAACAGCCACCTGAACAGTTACGCAGCTGGGCCGAACGCTTCAACCACCAGGCCTACCGTCGGCGCCTGGCCGAACTGATCGAGGAATTGAATTGAGAATCTCACTGGGTAGCCTCGTCGCCATCGTCTTCGGCCTGCTGTTTGGTGGGTTGATCCTATTCCTTTCCCCGGCCAAGGCCGTGCTGGCGGTGATCGGCCTGGCCGCCGCCGTGACGATTTTGCGGTTCCCGTTCTGGGGGCTGCTGCTGTTCGCCCTGGTGGCGACGTTCATGCCCTACTCCACCCTCAACCTGGGGATTCGCAGTACGGTCAGCGAGGCGCTTATTGCCCTGACGTGGGCCGCGGTGATCTGGCACGGCTTCCTGTCACGCATGCCTGCCGTGCCATCGCTGTCCCGGCGCCCAACCGACCGGATGCTACTGTGGCTGATGATCTTCACGGTGGTGCCGTTTATCGTCGGCCAAGTGAGCATTACCGCCCAGGCCAGCGGCCTGGCCAACTGGCTGCGCTGGTTGCTGAACCTGTCGGTGCTGTTCCTCGCCGCCAAGCTGCTGGTTGAACAGAAGAACCGCGAAGCCCTGGTGATTGCACTGCTGCTGGGCACCCTGGCGATGCTGGTGATGTCTATCGGGGTGTTTATCCGTACGCGCTCGGCTTCGGGCATGCTGCCGATCCTGACCCTGATGAACTACGGCAGCATCGACACGTTGTCCCTTGGCCTGGATGCCATGGCCTCGCGCATGGGTTCGCCGTGGATGCACCCTAACGCCACTGGCGGGATCATGGCGTTGCTGCTGCCATTGGCGTTCTGCTACGGCATCACCAACACCGGCTGGAAACGCGGCCTCGGCCTGGGCGTTGCGTGCCTGGGCGCAGCGGCCTTGCTACTGGCCAGTAGCCGGGGCGCGATGGTCAGCCTGGCGCTGGTGCTGATCTGGATGGCGTCGCGGCGAGTGCCGTACACCGGGCGTTTGCTGATGATCGCCCTGGCATTGGCGGCGGCGCTGGTGGTGTCTTACCCACCGTTGCAGGAGCGTCTGGCGACGATTTTTTCGACACAGAATGCGAGTACCGAAGTGCGCTTTGACGAATACCGGATGTTCCCCCAGGCCGTGGCCAGTTACCCGCTGGGCATTGGCTTCAAGGTTGACCCGCCGGTGCCGGGCACACATTTGCTGGGGATCTCCAACCTGTGGCTGAACTTCGTCTACAAGACCGGCGTGATCAGCATGCTGCTGTTTATCGCCGTGACCTGGCGCTGGTGGCGCGAGTCCCGGCCGGAGATCGGCCCGATCCGCCTGACCAAGGACAACGCGATCTGGCTGGGCAGCACGGCCGGGATCCTGTCGGCATTGGTCAGCGGCTTTTTTGACCACTACTTCAGTTTTGCCCTGGTGATGATTGCGCTGTTCTGGCTGATGGTAGGGATCAACGTGCTGGAGGCGCGGCGACTGTTTCCGGCGCGGCTGCCACAGGCGAAGGCCTTGCACTTTCGCAAGCCCGTGCTCGACAGCGTCGGACCCTAGGCATGCTCGGATCGGCGTTCTGGTTGACCCTGGCGACCTTGCTGGGGCTGTGCCTCGGGTTTGCCCGTGAGTGGTTGTTGGTGGCGGCCTGGGGCGCGGGCGAGCGCAGTGATGCGTTCCTGATTGCGCTGTTCTTGCCCGAAGCGTTGCGCATGTCGCTGGCCGGTGGCGTGCTGAGTGCCGCCGCCCTGCCGCTGTACCTGCAACGCAAGGACGGCGAGCGCCTGGACTGGCTGGCGGTGTTGTTCCCGGCGCTGCTATTGATTGCCCTGCTGACCAGCCTGCTGTTGACGCTGCTGGCGCCGTGGCTGGTGCAACTGCTCGGCCCGGGGCTCGCGCAAACGGCCACCAGCCTTGCCAGCAGCAACTTGCAGATCCTTGCCTGGAGCGTGCCGGGGCTGATGCTACATGCACTGTTCAGTATTCCGTTGCAGGCCAGCGAGCGCTTTGTGGTCGCGGGGCTCGGTTCGTTGCTGTTCAACCTGCCGCCGGTGACCTACCTCGCCCTGGCCGGCACCGCCACGCAACCGCACGCGCTGGCATTGGCCTGCCTGACCGGCAGCCTGCTGATGCCGCTGGCGCTGTTGCCATCGATGGTGCGCCTGGGTTGGCGGCCGTGGCGGTTGCGCGCTTCGACATTGGAATTGCGTGAGCTGGGCGGGCGCATCGGGCCGTTACTGTTGAGCAACGGCGCCAGCCAGGGCTTGGCATTGATTGAGCGGCTGGTGGCGTCCTTGCTGGGTGAAGGCGCGGTGACGTGGGTCAACCTGGCCCGCAAGCTGATGAACTTGCCGCTGATTGCGCTGATGAGCCTCAACCAGGTGCTGCTGGGCATGATGAGCCGGCGCCAGGGCGACGAGCGCCTGGCCCTGCTCAAGCGCGGCCTGGAGACCGCCAGCCTGCTGACCCTGCCTGCCGGCGTCGGGCTGGTGGCGGCAGCGCCGAGCCTAGTGGCGTTGTTGCTGCCAAAGCAGTCGCTGGATTCGCCGTTGCCGCTGCTGCTGGCCTGGTTTGCCGTACCGCTGGTATTCGGCGCCTGGAATGCCCTGCTGGCGCGTTATGCCTACGCCGCCGGCGACACCCGCCAGCCGCTGCGTTGCGAGTTGCTGGGCAGCCTGGTCAACGTGGTGCTGCTGGGTATGCTGCCGTTTGTGTTTGGCCTGGCGGGCATCCCGCTGGCCGCGCTGGCCGGCGTGCTGTGCACCGCGTTACTGCTGATGCAACGCCAGGGTTTGCTCGGCGCCCTGCCCTGGAAGCGCCACTGGGTGTTGAGTGCTCTGGCGATGGGTGTGGCGGCACTGGTGTTGTTTCGGGTTCAAGGCATATGGCTGCAGTTGGGTTTGAGCACCCTGGCCGGGGCCGTGGTGTTGCTGGGCATGGGCCTGTGGCTCAAGCCGTGGCGCAAAGCAGATTTATAGAGTGGGAGCAGTCAGGTGAAAAAACGCTGGATTCAAATGGATATTGCCAAGGGTATTGGCATCCTGATTATCGTGTTCGGGCACAGCTGGTTTGTCGCCAGCTCCCTGGACTTGCTGTACCCGCTGCTGGCGGTGTTTATCCTGCCGCTGTTCTTCTTTCTTTCCGGGGTGTTTTTCAAGCCCGAGCAACCCTTTGTCGAGATGGCGGTGCGCAAGGCCGATGCATTGCTCAAGCCGTTCTTCTTCACCATGCTGGTGTACATCCTGATCCGCGACCTGCTGCGCGGCCAGGCGCTGCTGCCGGACATCGGCGGCGTGCTGTATGCCTCGGTGGACACCATTCCATGGCAGGCGCTGTGGTTCTTGCCGCACTTTTGGGTGGCGATTCTGTTCGGCTGGGTGATGTTGCGGCTGATGCAGCGCCTGGGCTTGTCACTGCCCGTGAGCTGTGTGGTGATCACCCTGCAACTGATGCTCGGGATCTGGACCCTGCCGTGGTTCTGGCAGGTGCCGGTGACCGTCGGGGGGCAGACGTGGACGATGCCGGGGCTGCCGTTCAGCCTTGATGTAACGCTGATCAGCAGCACCTATTTCATCTTCGGTTATCTGCTGCGGGACGTGTTGCGCCGCCACCAGAGTTCACTGCTGACCCTCCTGGGGGCAATGGCGCTGTTTGCGCTGGTGTTTATCTACAGTTGGGACACCATGGACCTGGCACAGCGGCGCTACGACCACTGGTTGTGGACCAGTTTGCTGGCGGTGATCGGGGTGTATGTGTGCTGGGCGCTGGCCGGGGTGATGATGGTCTCGGGGGTGCTGACGCGGGCCATGACCTACATCGGGCAGTCGACGTTGATTCTGTTGATCTTCCACGGGGAGATTCAGCACAAGACCGTGGACTTGATGGAGCGCGTGGGGCTGCATCCGCTGTTGTCCGCGAGCATCGGGCTGGTGGTGGCAGTGGTGGTGCCGTTGTTGATCGGCGAGGTGATCAAGCGGGTGGCGTTTTTGCGGTTTTTCTACTTTCCGTTTCCGGTGCGCAAGGCGCCGGTGGTGGCTGGGGAGAAGCCTGAAACGTAGTTTTTTCAAACGGCGCATAACCCTGTGGGAGCCGGGCTTGCCCGCGATGGCCGACTGTCAGTCAACTCTATGTCGACTGTCTGTCCCTCATCGCGGGCAAGCCCGGCTCCCACAGTGGTTTTTCGCCATGGCTGAGACCAGAGAAACGCCCGGCGCACCGACTGGCCGGTTCTTGCGAGGGTTCAATCGTCCAAGGATGGTTGCGGCGCAGGATGCTTGGTGTTCTTGCCAGCCTTGGCGCCCGGCTTGCCAGCCGCCGGGGCAGCAGGCTCAGGCTCGGCCGGGGCGGCCAGGTTCTTTTCAGCCTGGGGCATCTGGTCAATCGCGCTGAAGAACTCCGCCAGGTTGAGGGTATCTGGTGGCACGGTCTTCTCGAGTTTCTTCTCGCCGTCCTTGCCCACCAGAATCACTTTGGTGCCACTGCCGGCGCCCAATTTGAGTGCCCGGATCAGCGCGTTGGTTTCAGGCGGTGCGAGCTTCTTGTTGTCCTTCGCGTCCTTGGCGAACTTCTCGCCTTCGGCGCCGATGCTGCCGAATGACACGGTGTAGAGCACCATGTTGCGCTCTTCAAAGGACTGCTTGTTGGCAGGCTCCTCCAGCTGTTTCTTGAGGGTGGCCAACGTCGGGTTGCCGGAGTCGAGTTCCACCACCACCAACGGACGGGATTTACCCAAATCCTGCTTGAGTGGATTGAGATCATCCGCGGCCAGCAGCGGCCCCGTAAAAGCCATCAAGGTAGCCAGGGTCAGCGACCGGATGAGCATGCACACCTCCTTTGAATTCCATGCAGGTTTCTTGAGTTTCATGTGTGCGACAGTCAAATTCAAGGATGATTCCTACGACAACTTCAGAAAGCGTAGGTCAGGACGCCCGCGAAGCAAGGCGTTTAGCCACCTTACGCCTGATTGTTTCTTTTGATTGCGGTTGCTCATCGTGACCATTGCCAAGGCTCCTGCAGTGGGTTGAGGTGTTAGGCTAGGCCGTTCAATCGTTCAACGGGAAGCCATCATGCACAGCAAACGCGTCACGATCGAAGACTGGGACGGCGACGGCGCCATTCGCCTGCCAGACGAAGCCTTGCAGGAGCTGGGGCTGGATGTGGGCGACACGCTGTATATCGTCGAGACCTATGTGGGCACGCAAAAAGGCTTTGTGTTGTCGACCACGCCGAAGATTGCCGACCGGATGGATGAGTTGGTGGAAGAACTGAGCCACAAGCCCTAGCACGCTCGCCTGGCTTGCAACCGCGCCTTCACCTGCGGCTATTGCGGATCAATGATGCTCCAGCGCACCGAGGCGCAGGATCGTTGCCTGGGATTTCTCATTCAGTTCACCGGCGGTGAACTGCACCCGCACATGGAAGTTGCGCTGCCTGGTGCTCGTCAGTGGTCAAGATTGCAGGCTCTGGCCACTGCAAGGCAAGCCGTTTTAGAACAAGCCCATCTGCCCGCCCACCAGGGTGCCAAAGTCGTCGTTTACAAACGGCAGGATCGCATCTGCTACCGGTTGCAGCTGCCGGGTGACGTAGTGGTCGTAGTCGATCGGAGCCTGGCGCACCTCCAGCGGTTCGGGGCCGTTGACGGTGATCACGTAGCGGATCCAGCCACCGTTCTGGTACTGGCGCGGGCGGCCCTGGCGGTCGTTGTATTCATCCGCCAATCGTGCGGCACGTACGTGGGGCGGCACGTTGCGTTCGTAGTCGCCCAATTGCCGGCGCAGGCGTTTGCGGTAGATCAGCAATTCGTCGAGCTCACCGCTCAAGGTGCGGCGTACGTAGTCGCGCACGTAATCCTGATGGGGCTGGCGGTGGAAGATCCGCTGGTAGAGCTCCTGTTGGAATTGCCGGGCCAGGGGCGACCAGTCGCTGCGTACGGTTTCCAGGCCTTTGTAGATCATTTCTTCGCTGCCGTCGGCGCGGGTTACCAGCCCGGCGTAGCGCTTTTTGCTGCCCTCTTCGGCGCCGCGAATGGTCGGCATCAGGAAGCGGCTGAAGTGGGTTTCGTATTGCAGCTCCAGGGCGCTTTGCAGGCCAAACTCATTGTGCAGGCGCTCGCGCCACCAGGTGTTGACGTGCTGTACCAGGTCCAGGCCGATACGTGCGGCGTCCTCTTGGGAATGCGCGCTGCCGAGCCAGACGAAGGTCGAGTCGGTGTCGCCGTAGATCACTTCATAACCCCGGGCTTCAACCAGCTCGCGGGTCTGGCGCATGATCTGATGGCCGCGCAGGGTGATGGACGACGCCAGCCGGGTGTCGAAGAAGCGGCAACCGCTGGAGCCGAGTACGCCGTAGAAGGCGTTCATGATGATCTTCAGCGCCTGGGACAGCGGCGCGTTGTGTTCGCGCTTGGCCACTTCGCGGCCTTCGGAAACCCGCGCGACAATCGATGGCAGGCAATGCCGGGTGGCGAAAACCGCGCACCGCGAAAGCCTTCGACCGACTCACTGTCTTCGGGATGGCGCAGGCCTTCGACCAGGCCCACCGGGTCGATCAGGAAGCTGCGAATGATCGACGGGTAGAGGCTTTTGTAGTCGAGCACCAGCACCGATTCATAGAGGCCGGGGCGCGAGTCCATCACGAACCCGCCGGGGCTGGCCTGGGGCGGTTTGTCTCCCAGGTTCGGCGCGACGAAGCCCTGGCGGTGCATCAGCGGCATATACAGGTGAGTGAAGGCCGCCACCGAACCACCGTTGCGGTCCGCCGGCAGGCCGGTGACGCTGGCGCGTTCGAGGAGGAACTTGAGCAGCTCAGTCTTCTCGAAAATCCGCGTCACCAGCTCGCAATCCTTGAGGTTGTAGCGCGCGAGTGCCGGCTTGTCCTCGGCGAACATGCGGTTGATTTCGTCCATGCGCTGGTACGGCGTGGCGATCGATTTGCCTTCGCCGAGCAAGGTCTGGGCGACGTTTTCCAGGCTGAACGATTCAAAACTCCAGGTGGCCGAACGCAAGGCTTCGATGCCGTCGATGATCAGCCGCCCGGCCGCTGCGGCGAAGTAGTGGTTGCGGCTGCCATGCTCGCGCCAGCCCATGGCATCACCGCCACGGCCCAGCAGCAGCGGCACGTTCAGGCGCTGCGCATGTTCGTGCAAAACACGCAGGTCGAACTGCACCAGGTTCCAGCCGATAATCGCGTCGGGGTCGTGGGTGGCGAGCCACAGGTTCAGGCGTTCGAGCAGTTCGGCGCGGGTGTCGCAGTAGTCGAGTTTGAAGTCCACCGCGTCGGTTTTGTTCGGCGGGCCGAGCATGTACACCTGGCGTTCGCCGCAGCCTTCGAGAGCGATGGAATAGAGGTCGCCCTGGGCGGTGGTCTCGATGTCCAGCGACACCAGCTTGAGTGGTGGACGGTAATCCGGCGCGGGCTTCATCTGTGCCTCCACCAGCATGCCGCCCTCGCCCGGAGTGCCGCCGAACCACACCGGCGCGGTGATGAAGCGTTCCATCATGTAGCGATCAGGCGGGCGTACATCGCCTTCGTAGACATCAATACCGGCTTTGCGCAGGCGCTTTTCCAGGTCCATCAATTGGCGGTGCTGCTTGGTGTAGAGGCCCAGCACCGGGCGATGGTGGAAGTCGCAGAGCGCCAGGTCGCGCAACTCGATGCCGCGCTCGCCCTTGAGCTGCAGCTCGGCAGGCTTGCGATGGGCCTGGGGGATGAACATCACGGAGGTCTGCACCGGCAAGCGCACAAACCTTGGGCCTTGATCGGTGGCCAGCCAGAAGCTGACCTCCGTGCCTGCCGGGGTGTCGCGCCAATGCCGGGTCAGGACAAACCCCTGCTGTAAATCCACCTTGCCACACCTCAAGAATCGCTTTCAGGGCGTGATTCTACTCGGCCTGTGCCACGGCGCGGCGATTTAACGGGAATGACCTCTAACCCGGGTTGGACACCGGGGTCGCAACTGCGTAGTTTTCCACCCACTGCGCACAAGGACCCCGGCATGTCCCCCGACCTCACTTCCATCGAGCTGTTCCTCAAGGCGGTCAAGCTGGGCAACCTGTCCCGGGCGGCCGAGCAATCGCATCTCTCCCTCTCTGCCGCCAGCCGACGCCTGTCGCTGCTGGAGCAGCACTTCAAGGTTGCCCTGCTGACCCGCACCTCCACCGGGGTTTCACCGACGGCGGCCGGGGAAGTGTTGGCCCAGCATGCGCAGTCGATCCTGCGGGCGGTGGACGGCATGCATGCCGACCTCGCCGACTACGCCAAGGGCGCCACCGGCCGGGTGTGCCTGTACGCCAACAGTTCGGCGATGAGCCAGGAGCTGCCGCGCCAGCTGACTCAGTGGAATACCTTGCACCCGGGCATCCGCCTGGACATTCGCGAGGAGCGCAGCCGGGAAATCCTCCTGGCCGTGCGCGAGGGCGTGGCGGACGTCGGCATCGTCACCACCCGGCCCAGCGAAGAGCTGCGGTTTGAACCCTACTGCCAGGACCGCCTGTGCCTGATCGTGCCCAATGACCATCCGCTGAAAATGCGTCACGCGCGCTTCGAGGATTTGCTCGGCTATGAGTTCGTCGGCCTGGAAGACAACGCCGCGATTACCCCGCTGATTACCGAAGCCGCCGCGGCCATCGGCATGCCGTTGCGGCTGCGGATGCAGGTGCGCAGTTTCGAAGCGGTGTGCCGTTTGATTGCCGCAGGCCAAGGCGTGGGCGTGCTGCCACAGGGCGCGGTGCAGATTTTCCGCAAGGAGATGGCCTTGCGCTTTATCGAAATCGACGACAGCTGGGCCGACCGACAGATGTACCTGTGCATGCGCAAGGAACAGCCTTCGTTGACCAGCCTGGCGCTCTTCGACTACCTCAGCGCCAACCCTGCATAAACCTTCGGCCTTCGAATTTTGCGAAGGCCGATTTCACAATGAGCAATTCCCCTGTCGTTACAGCTGTGCCAAGAATGCCCTCGCCAGACCTTCCTATAAAAACAACACAGGAGACACGGCGTGTCCCAATCCCACACCCGCTCCACCCACCGCATCGCCGTGATTCCCGGCGACGGCATCGGCCGCGAAGTCGTGCCCGAAGGCCTGCGGGTACTCGATGCCGTCAGCCGGCGCTTCGACATCCACTTTCACTTCGACCACTTTGCCTGGTGCAGCGAGCACTACCTGGCCCACGGCACGATGATGCCGCACGACTGGGCCGAGCAGATTGGCAGCCATGACGCGATCTTTTTCGGCGCCGTGGGTGCGCCAGACATCATTGCCGACCACACCGCCGTGTGGGAGTCACTGTTGAAGATCCGCCGCCAGTTTGACCAATACGTGAACATCCGCCCGGTACGCCTGATGCCTGGTGTGCCCTGCCCGCTGGCTGGCCGCGTGCCGGGAGACATCGACTTTATCGTGGTGCGGGAAAACACCGAGGGCGAATACTCCAGCGTCGGTGGGCGGATGTGGGAAGGCACCTCCCGGGAAATCGCGGTGCAGGAGTCGATCTTCTCCCGTGAAGGCGTGGACCGCGTGGTGGACTACGCCTTCAAACTGGCGCAACAGCGGCCCCGCAAAAACCTGGTGGCGGCGACTAAATCCAATGGTATCTCGATCACCATGCCGTTCTGGGACGAGCGGGTGAACGAGATTGCCCGACGCTACCCGGACGTGAAGACCACCAAGTTCCACATCGACATTCTGTGTGCGCACTTCGTGCAGCATCCTGACTGGTTCGATGTGGTGGTGGCCTCCAATCTGTTTGGCGACATCCTGTCCGACCTTGGCCCGGCCTGCACCGGCACCATTGGTATTGCGCCGTCGGCCAACCTGAATCCGCAGCGGCGTTACCCCTCGTTGTTTGAACCGGTACACGGTTCGGCGCCGGACATTGCCGGGCTGGGCGTAGCCAACCCTATCGGGCAAATCTGGTCGGCGGCGCTGATGATCGAGCACCTGGGTGACGGTGATCCGCTTTATCAGGAAGCCGCGGCGGCCATCGTGTATGCCATCGAAACGGTGCTTGCCGAAGGCCCGCGCACCCGCGAAATGGGCGGCAGCGCCAGCACCGTCGAAGTGGGCCGCGCCATCGCCGAATGCGTTTGCGGGAACAGGAGCTGAACATGACCAACGCACATTACATCGCCAACCAATGGCTGGCCTCGACTTCAAGGGAAGACATTCCGGTGATCGACCCCAGCACCGGTGAAACCTATTCGAGCATTGCCCGTGGCACCGCTGCCGATATCGATGCGGCGATCAGCGCGGCGCGCCTGGCACTCGGGGAAACCTTCGATGGGCCGTGGGGTTCGTTGTCTGCCGTGGAGCGCAGCCGCTTGCTGGCCAAGCTCGGCATGGCGGTGCTGGAACATCATGAGGAACTGGCGCAGATCGAAGCGCGGGACACCGGTAAGGCGCTGAAAGTCGCCCGCGCCGATGCCACCGCCCTCGCCCGTTATTTCGAGTACTACGCCGGGGCCGCCGACAAGCTGCACGGTGAAACCCTGCCGTATCAGGCCGGCTACACGGTGCTGACGGTACGCGAACCCCATGGCGTGACCGGGCATATCATCCCGTGGAATTACCCGATGCAGATTTTCGGGCGCAGCGTCGGCGCCTCGTTGGCGGCGGGCAATGCCTGTGTGGTCAAGCCGGCGGAAGATGCCAGCTTGTCTTTACTAAGGCTGGCGGAGATTGCCGCCGAGGTCGGCTTCCCGGCCGGCACGATCAATGTGGTGACCGGTTATGGCTATGAAGCCGGCGCAGCATTATGCGCACACCCAGGCATCGACCACATTTCCTTCACCGGCTCCACCGCCACCGGCACTGCGGTGTCGAAAGCCGCCGCCGAACGCCACTGCCCGGTGACCCTGGAGCTGGGCGGCAAGTCGCCGCAATTGGTATTTGCCGATGCCGACCTGGATGAAGCACTGCCGGTGCTGGTGAACGCCATCGTGCAGAACTGCGGGCAAACCTGCTCGGCCGGCAGCCGTTTGCTGGTGGAGCGCAGCATTTACGAAACCCTGCTTGCGCGCCTCAGCCAGCGTTTCAGTGAACTGCGCGCCGGGCCTTCGGCGCTGGACCTGGACATGGGCCCGCTGATCAACCAGAAGCAGCAACGCCAGGTGCGCGAGTTTATTCGCGAAGCCGAACAAGCCGGGATCAGCGTCGCCGCACGTGGGACAGTGGTGGCCGAGGCCGGCAGCGGCGGGTATTTCCAGGAAGCGGTGCTGTTTCGCGACGTGCCGCCAGACAGTCGCCTGGCGCAACAGGAAGTCTTTGGCCCGGTATTGGCCGTGATGCCTTTCGACGATGAAGCCGAAGCCATCCGCCTGGCCAACGGCACCGAGTTTGGCCTGGTAGCCGGCGTATGGACCCGCGACGGCGCTCGGCAACTGCGCCTGGCGCGCAAGCTGCGTTGTGGCCAGGTGTTCATCAATAACTATGGCGCCGGTGGCGGCGTCGAACTGCCATTTGGCGGGGTGAAGGCCAGCGGTTACGGCCGGGAAAAAGGCTTCGAGGCGCTGCTGGGCTTTACCACCTTGAAGACCATTGCGATCAAACACGGTTGATTCCTCACAACAACAAGAACGGAGAACACACCATGCGTTTAGCCAATAAAATTGCAATCGTCACCGGCGCCGGTTCGGGTTTTGGCGAGGGCATCGCCAAGACCTTCGCCCGCCAGGGCGCCAAGGTCATCGTCGCTGACATGAATGCCGTCGGCGGTCAGCGCGTAGTGAATGAAATTGCCGAAAGCGGCGGCCATGCGCATTTCATCGAGGTCAACGTGGCCAACGATGAAAGCATGGGCGCCCTGCTGCGCGGCACGCTGGAGCAATTCGGCGGCCTGGATATCGTCATCAACAATGCCGGCACCACCCACCGCAACCGGCCGATGCTGGAGGTCGACGAGGCCGAGTTCGACCGGGTGTTTGCGGTCAACGTCAAAAGCATCTTCCTGAGCGCCAGGCATTTTGTGCCGCACTTTCGCGGCCAGGGCGGTGGTGTGTTCGTCAACATTGCCTCCACCGCGGCGATCCGTCCGCGCCCGGGGCTGGTCTGGTATAACGGCAGCAAGGGTGCAGTGTTGGTCATGAGCAAGACCATGGCGGCAGAGTTGGGGCCGGACAATATCCGCGTCAACTGCGTGAACCCGGTAGTGGGTGCCACGGCATTGCTCAGCGAGTTCATGGGCGTGCCGGACACCCCGCAAAACCGCCAGAAGTTCATGGCGACCATTCCTCTGGGGCGTTTTTCAACCCCGCAAGACGTGGCCAACGCCTGCCTGTACCTGGCGTCGGACGAGGCGGCGTTCATCACTGGCACCTGCCTGGAAGTCGATGGCGGTCGCTGCGCGTAACTCACTCTCACAGGGACCGGAATTGCTATGTGTGATCTTCATAATAAGAATGAGCCGAACACCCGACAATTGCTTGAAGGCCTGCCAAAGAACTGGGGTAAATGGGGACCGGACGACGAAGTCGGCGCCCTCAATTATCTGACTGAAACCGAAGTGCTGCGCGGCGTGGCGTCGGTGCGCCAGGGCAAGACGTTTACCCTGCAAGTGCAGATCGGCCATCCCGACGGCGACCCGATGTGGCCGGCGCGTAACCCGTCGATGCGCTTCAACACCCTCGACCACAGCCATTACCATTTCGGCAAACAGCCACACATGAC
This genomic window from Pseudomonas sp. Bout1 contains:
- the murJ gene encoding murein biosynthesis integral membrane protein MurJ codes for the protein MLGSAFWLTLATLLGLCLGFAREWLLVAAWGAGERSDAFLIALFLPEALRMSLAGGVLSAAALPLYLQRKDGERLDWLAVLFPALLLIALLTSLLLTLLAPWLVQLLGPGLAQTATSLASSNLQILAWSVPGLMLHALFSIPLQASERFVVAGLGSLLFNLPPVTYLALAGTATQPHALALACLTGSLLMPLALLPSMVRLGWRPWRLRASTLELRELGGRIGPLLLSNGASQGLALIERLVASLLGEGAVTWVNLARKLMNLPLIALMSLNQVLLGMMSRRQGDERLALLKRGLETASLLTLPAGVGLVAAAPSLVALLLPKQSLDSPLPLLLAWFAVPLVFGAWNALLARYAYAAGDTRQPLRCELLGSLVNVVLLGMLPFVFGLAGIPLAALAGVLCTALLLMQRQGLLGALPWKRHWVLSALAMGVAALVLFRVQGIWLQLGLSTLAGAVVLLGMGLWLKPWRKADL
- a CDS encoding LysR family transcriptional regulator, with the protein product MSPDLTSIELFLKAVKLGNLSRAAEQSHLSLSAASRRLSLLEQHFKVALLTRTSTGVSPTAAGEVLAQHAQSILRAVDGMHADLADYAKGATGRVCLYANSSAMSQELPRQLTQWNTLHPGIRLDIREERSREILLAVREGVADVGIVTTRPSEELRFEPYCQDRLCLIVPNDHPLKMRHARFEDLLGYEFVGLEDNAAITPLITEAAAAIGMPLRLRMQVRSFEAVCRLIAAGQGVGVLPQGAVQIFRKEMALRFIEIDDSWADRQMYLCMRKEQPSLTSLALFDYLSANPA
- a CDS encoding DUF4174 domain-containing protein; its protein translation is MLIRSLTLATLMAFTGPLLAADDLNPLKQDLGKSRPLVVVELDSGNPTLATLKKQLEEPANKQSFEERNMVLYTVSFGSIGAEGEKFAKDAKDNKKLAPPETNALIRALKLGAGSGTKVILVGKDGEKKLEKTVPPDTLNLAEFFSAIDQMPQAEKNLAAPAEPEPAAPAAGKPGAKAGKNTKHPAPQPSLDD
- a CDS encoding AbrB/MazE/SpoVT family DNA-binding domain-containing protein; translated protein: MHSKRVTIEDWDGDGAIRLPDEALQELGLDVGDTLYIVETYVGTQKGFVLSTTPKIADRMDELVEELSHKP
- a CDS encoding tartrate dehydrogenase; protein product: MSQSHTRSTHRIAVIPGDGIGREVVPEGLRVLDAVSRRFDIHFHFDHFAWCSEHYLAHGTMMPHDWAEQIGSHDAIFFGAVGAPDIIADHTAVWESLLKIRRQFDQYVNIRPVRLMPGVPCPLAGRVPGDIDFIVVRENTEGEYSSVGGRMWEGTSREIAVQESIFSREGVDRVVDYAFKLAQQRPRKNLVAATKSNGISITMPFWDERVNEIARRYPDVKTTKFHIDILCAHFVQHPDWFDVVVASNLFGDILSDLGPACTGTIGIAPSANLNPQRRYPSLFEPVHGSAPDIAGLGVANPIGQIWSAALMIEHLGDGDPLYQEAAAAIVYAIETVLAEGPRTREMGGSASTVEVGRAIAECVCGNRS
- a CDS encoding acyltransferase family protein produces the protein MDIAKGIGILIIVFGHSWFVASSLDLLYPLLAVFILPLFFFLSGVFFKPEQPFVEMAVRKADALLKPFFFTMLVYILIRDLLRGQALLPDIGGVLYASVDTIPWQALWFLPHFWVAILFGWVMLRLMQRLGLSLPVSCVVITLQLMLGIWTLPWFWQVPVTVGGQTWTMPGLPFSLDVTLISSTYFIFGYLLRDVLRRHQSSLLTLLGAMALFALVFIYSWDTMDLAQRRYDHWLWTSLLAVIGVYVCWALAGVMMVSGVLTRAMTYIGQSTLILLIFHGEIQHKTVDLMERVGLHPLLSASIGLVVAVVVPLLIGEVIKRVAFLRFFYFPFPVRKAPVVAGEKPET
- a CDS encoding aldehyde dehydrogenase family protein; the encoded protein is MTNAHYIANQWLASTSREDIPVIDPSTGETYSSIARGTAADIDAAISAARLALGETFDGPWGSLSAVERSRLLAKLGMAVLEHHEELAQIEARDTGKALKVARADATALARYFEYYAGAADKLHGETLPYQAGYTVLTVREPHGVTGHIIPWNYPMQIFGRSVGASLAAGNACVVKPAEDASLSLLRLAEIAAEVGFPAGTINVVTGYGYEAGAALCAHPGIDHISFTGSTATGTAVSKAAAERHCPVTLELGGKSPQLVFADADLDEALPVLVNAIVQNCGQTCSAGSRLLVERSIYETLLARLSQRFSELRAGPSALDLDMGPLINQKQQRQVREFIREAEQAGISVAARGTVVAEAGSGGYFQEAVLFRDVPPDSRLAQQEVFGPVLAVMPFDDEAEAIRLANGTEFGLVAGVWTRDGARQLRLARKLRCGQVFINNYGAGGGVELPFGGVKASGYGREKGFEALLGFTTLKTIAIKHG
- a CDS encoding O-antigen ligase family protein; the protein is MSLGSLVAIVFGLLFGGLILFLSPAKAVLAVIGLAAAVTILRFPFWGLLLFALVATFMPYSTLNLGIRSTVSEALIALTWAAVIWHGFLSRMPAVPSLSRRPTDRMLLWLMIFTVVPFIVGQVSITAQASGLANWLRWLLNLSVLFLAAKLLVEQKNREALVIALLLGTLAMLVMSIGVFIRTRSASGMLPILTLMNYGSIDTLSLGLDAMASRMGSPWMHPNATGGIMALLLPLAFCYGITNTGWKRGLGLGVACLGAAALLLASSRGAMVSLALVLIWMASRRVPYTGRLLMIALALAAALVVSYPPLQERLATIFSTQNASTEVRFDEYRMFPQAVASYPLGIGFKVDPPVPGTHLLGISNLWLNFVYKTGVISMLLFIAVTWRWWRESRPEIGPIRLTKDNAIWLGSTAGILSALVSGFFDHYFSFALVMIALFWLMVGINVLEARRLFPARLPQAKALHFRKPVLDSVGP